One Oryza glaberrima chromosome 10, OglaRS2, whole genome shotgun sequence DNA segment encodes these proteins:
- the LOC127786098 gene encoding geraniol 8-hydroxylase-like yields MAFFLPLAFSLFLAVISAYVLQLLADARRRLPPGPWPLPLIGNLHQLDHLPHRSLARLAARHGPLMSLRLGTVRAVVASSPEMAREVLQRHNADIAARSFGDSMRAGGHCENSVVCLPPRRRWRALRRLSTVGLFSPRRLDAMRALREEKVAELVRRVSGHAARGEAVDVGHAAHVAALGVLSRTMFSVDLDPEAAREVSDIVDEASVLGTGPNVSDFFPAIAPADLQGVRRRMARLVKRMYAIIDEQIERRMHGRTAGEPRKNDLLDVMLDKEGESKEDSNEINRDAIRGLFTDLFTGGETTSHTMECAMAELLQCPNSMRRVQEELKSVIGTKQQMDEHDITKLPYLQAVIKETLRLHPPVPLPPYEAEATVEIQGYTIPKGAKVLINLWAINRCANAWTEPDKFMPERFYDSDITFMGRDFQLIPFGAGRRICLGLPLAHRMVHLMLGSLLHRFTWTLPAEVGKNGVDMRERFGLTLSFVVPLYVIAQEIQ; encoded by the exons ATGgcgttcttcctccctctcgcgttctccctcttcctcgccgTCATCTCCGCCTACGTCCTCCAGCTCCTCGCcgacgctcgccgccggctgccgccagGCCCGTGGCCGCTGCCGCTGATCGGCAACCTCCACCAGCTCGACCACCTGCCGCACCGCTCCctcgcgcgcctcgccgcgcgccacggGCCGCTCATGTCGCTCCGCCTCGGCACCgtgcgcgccgtcgtcgcgtcgtcgccggagatGGCGCGGGAGGTCCTGCAGCGGCACaacgccgacatcgccgccagGTCCTTCGGCGACTCCATGCGCGCCGGCGGCCACTGCGAGAACTCCGTGGTTTGCCTGCCCCCGCGCCGCAGGTGGCGCGCCCTGCGGCGGCTCAGCACCGTCGGGCTCTTCTCGCCGCGCCGGCTCGACGCCATGAGGGCTCTCCGGGAGGAGAAGGTGGCCGAGCTCGTCCGCCGCGTGTCCGgccacgccgcgcgcggcgaggccgtgGACGTGGGCCACGCCGCGCACGTCGCCGCGCTGGGCGTCCTGTCGCGCACCATGTTCTCCGTCGACCTCGACCccgaggcggcgcgcgaggtGAGCGACATCGTGGACGAGGCGTCGGTGCTGGGCACCGGGCCGAACGTCTCCGACTTCTTCCCGGCGATCGCGCCGGCCGACCTCCAGGGAGTTCGCCGGAGGATGGCGAGGCTGGTGAAGAGGATGTACGCCATCATTGACGAGCAGATCGAGCGGAGGATGCATGGCCGCACCGCCGGCGAGCCACGCAAGAACGACCTGCTCGACGTGATGCTGGACAAGGAGGGGGAGAGTAAAGAAGATAGCAACGAAATTAACCGTGATGCCATCCGTGGACTTTTTACA GATTTGTTCACTGGTGGAGAGACGACTTCTCACACAATGGAGTGTGCAATGGCAGAACTATTGCAGTGTCCAAACTCGATGAGAAGGGTGCAAGAAGAACTCAAGAGTGTGATAGGCACCAAACAACAAATGGATGAACATGATATTACCAAACTGCCCTACCTTCAAGCTGTCATCAAAGAAACCCTCCGGCTTCATCCTCCGGTGCCTCTGCCACCATACGAGGCCGAAGCCACGGTAGAAATACAAGGTTACACCATTCCTAAGGGAGCGAAAGTGCTTATAAACTTGTGGGCGATCAATCGATGCGCCAACGCATGGACCGAGCCAGATAAGTTCATGCCAGAGAGGTTCTACGATAGTGACATTACTTTCATGGGGAGGGATTTTCAACTAATTCCTTTTGGAGCTGGAAGGCGCATTTGCCTTGGATTGCCACTAGCTCACAGAATGGTCCATTTGATGCTTGGCTCGTTGCTACACCGATTCACATGGACATTGCCAGCTGAGGTTGGGAAAAATGGAGTGGATATGAGGGAGAGGTTTGGGTTAACACTATCATTTGTTGTTCCCCTCTATGTAATAGCTCAAGAAATACAATAA
- the LOC127786097 gene encoding uncharacterized protein LOC127786097 isoform X2 produces the protein MSTSSGPSTHIAQHKRKEPLQDFATPDHFPVAFHLPSRRSVRRCMRTQPTDGVTTNEVNMRIDEPFSCDASSLGSSHVPSGRFTRHRRLLEFPHPDPMTATQSRRKRKIAMLAKLQKAHSTNQEIHRNVRPRIGPSDSCAPVFPSMCDHPNMQPIALADGASSSNPSAIPPPCSNHHHYMQIIT, from the exons ATGTCAACCTCTTCTGGGCCATCGACGCACATAGCACAACATAAACGAAAAGAACCTTTGCAAGATTTTGCAACTCCAG ATCACTTCCCCGTTGCTTTTCATCTACCTTCAAGACGCTCTGTACGTCGGTGCATGCGTACTCAGCCTACTG ATGGTGTTACCACTAATGAGGTCAATATGAGGATTGATGAACCTTTTTCTTGCGATGCCAGCTCCCTTGGAAGTTCTCATGTGCCATCAGGACGGTTCACACGTCATCGTCGCCTTCTAG AATTCCCACACCCAGATCCTATGACCGCTACTCAATCACGAAGGAAACGTAAAATTGCTATGTTAGCAAAATTGCAGAAAG CGCACTCAACAAACCAAGAGATACATCGAAATGTCCGCCCACGAATTGGTCCTTCAGATTCATGCGCGCCTGTTTTTCCCTCAATGTGTGACCATCCCAACATGCAACCTATCGCACTTGCTGATGGAG CCTCATCGTCAAACCCTTCAGCCATCCCACCTCCATGTAGCAACCATCATC ATTATATGCAAATCATCACATAA
- the LOC127786097 gene encoding uncharacterized protein LOC127786097 isoform X1, giving the protein MSTSLYQHNFITKFMIHGPCGDANPSCPCMVDGQCSKNYPKEYCEETTILQNGHVRIGLQRKRTSAESSTQQPNEIDTYLECRCVAPNEAAWRLLRFVVHYTDPSVERLHVHMPFDNNIMFTEDDNLEQVLENPMNHITKLTAWFVANREYAEAAPYTYVEFPEYFTWHADGKYWAPRKNHRKKIGRIAHVGPAQGDVYYLRMLLHIIRGAKSYANVRTIEGCIYPTFQAACQALGLLGDDREWSFAMADAAHWALPYQLRELFVTLLLFCDVANPLALFEEYMASMGEDATYHITHNALGINSSAPSITQYVRSYVLSELDTLLKNTGYNLEQFHLPQPTARITSIFANRLLMDEQGYDFDKILVEAVEQLGRLNLNQRDIYDAIVHSVNNNVGQTFFVYGYGGTGKTFLWNTLLNNVRAQGKIALAVASSGIAALLLPGGRTPHSRFRIPLDIHEHSVCSIKKNTHLAQLICQASLVIWDEAPVNHKHCFEALDR; this is encoded by the exons ATGTCGACAAGCTTATATCAGCACAACTTCATCACAAAATTTATGATCCATGGACCTTGTGGAGATGCAAATCCTTCATGTCCATGTATGGTTGATGGTCAATGCTCAAAGAATTATCCCAAGGAATATTGTGAGGAAACAACGATCCTACAAAATGGACATGTCAG GATTGGCCTCCAGCGCAAACGAACGTCCGCTGAGTCTTCTACACAACAACCTAATGAGATTGACACCTACTTGGAATGTAGATGTGTAGCACCAAATGAGGCAGCATGGCGTTTGCTTCGGTTTGTTGTTCATTATACTGATCCTTCAGTTGAAAGGCTACATGTCCATATGCCATTTGATAATAATATTATGTTCACAGAGGATGATAATCTAGAGCAGGTCTTGGAAAACCCAATGAATCACATTACAAAGCTAACTGCATGGTTTGTAGCAAATAGAGAGTATGCTGAGGCTGCTCCATATACATATGTTGAATTCCCTGAATACTTTACTTGGCATGCTGATGGAAAATACTGGGCCCCAAGGAAAAATCACCGCAAAAAAATTGGAAGAATAGCACATGTTGGTCCAGCCCAAGGAGATGTCTATTACCTTCGAATGTTGCTACACATTATCAGAGGTGCAAAATCATATGCCAATGTTCGAACAATTGAAGGCTGCATATATCCCACATTTCAGGCTGCTTGTCAGGCGCTAGGTCTTCTTGGTGATGATCGTGAGTGGTCCTTTGCCATGGCTGATGCAGCTCATTGGGCTCTTCCCTACCAGCTTCGTGAGTTATTTGTTACATTACTTCTTTTCTGTGATGTTGCAAATCCTTTGGCTttatttgaagaatatatggcTTCCATGGGTGAAGATGCTACCTACCACATTACACATAATGCACTTGGAATAAATTCTTCTGCACCTTCCATCACACAATATGTCAGATCTTATGTTCTTAGTGAACTTGATACCTTGCTCAAAAATACTGGCTATAATTTGGAACAGTTCCATTTGCCCCAGCCTACCGCTCGAATCACATCTATATTTGCTAATAGACTTCTAATGGATGAACAAGGATATGATTTTGATAAGATATTGGTTGAAGCTGTTGAACAATTAGGTAGATTAAATTTGAACCAGAGAGATATATATGATGCCATTGTTCATTCGGTAAACAACAATGTTGGACAAACATTCTTTGTTTATGGCTATGGAGGTACTGGAAAAACATTCCTATGGAATACCTTGCTAAACAATGTAAGGGCCCAAGGGAAAATTGCTTTAGCTGTTGCCTCTTCTGGTATAGCTGCGCTTTTGCTGCCCGGTGGTCGCACACCACATTCTCGATTCAGAATACCATTGGATATACATGAGCATTCAGTttgttctattaaaaaaaacactcacCTGGCTCAATTGATATGCCAGGCATCATTGGTTATATGGGATGAGGCTCCTGTCAATCATAAACACTGCTTTGAGGCTCTTGATCGATGA